The window CTCGTTCGATTAAGAGGGCATTGGTTCCCATGGACTCCGTAGTGGCCGTTTCGTTTGGGTCGGAAGAAACCGTGACTTGCTGTTCGGAGCGGTGTGATCCAAAGACCACGACCACTTTATAGGTACCAGGTAAAACCGATGCACCACCCGGTTCTGGCGCTTCTGGATCGGTTGGCTTGGGTTGACCAGGGCCGCGCACGCCTTTTTTGTTTAATCCCCAAAAAAATCGTTGAACTCCATCTTCTGCTTTTCTGCGAAGTGTTCGGATTTTTTCCCCACTTTGGTTAAAAACCTCAATGGTTACGTTTGTGGGTAATTTCCCGTCTTTCCCAGCGCTTTCTTTGGCTTTTGCGATATTTAAGGCATAGGTAATCATCGCACCACGAGGACGATTTTCACCCGAAAAAATGCCTGCTCCCGCAAAACGGGTTCCGCTGGCTTCTGCCCAAGATGAAAGAACGGCTTCCGGAATAGGGAAGAGTGTCAGCGGGTTTTGTAAAGTACTGGTATTTTGGGCCAAGGTACGTAATGGGCGAATATCATCCAATACATAGACCCCACGACCAAAAGTGCCTGCCACCAAATCTGCCTCACGGGTCTGTAGGGCCAAATCCATCGTAGGAACCGTAGGGAACCCCGCCTTCCATTTACTCCAGTTCTTGCCAAAATCTATGCTCACATAAAGTCCGGTTTCCGTTCCTAAAAAGAGTAAATTGGGCTGTTCATGATCTTGCAAAATAGTGAGGGCATACCCAAATACCTGTTGAGGTTGCACGATCCGTGTCCATGTTTTACCAAAGTCTTTTGTGTGGAAAACATAAGGGTTCCAATCATTCATTCGGTGGTTATCTAAAACAATAAATGTCTCGGCGGGATTGTAGGTGGATGCACGGATTTGGTTTACCCAAATATTGGCGGGTAGTCCTTTTATATTTGGCGTAACATTGGCCCAGTTTTGGCCACCGTCTTGGGTTAGTTGAACGAGGCCGTCATCTGTTCCTACCCAAATCAGTCCTTGCTGCATGTTGCTCGGGGCAATGGCCGTAATAGTGGTATGGTTTTCTGCGCCCGTTTGGTCTATGGTCAGACCGCCGGATTCTGCTTGTTTTTGTTTTTCGGGATTATTCGTCGTTAAGTCTGGCGAGATGATGCTCCATGAATCTCCTCGATCGGTGGATTTGTGGACGAATTGACTTCCATAATAGATCGTTTCTGGGCTAAATGGGTCGGTAGCTAAACCGGCATTCCAATTAAAACGGAGTGGTTTGTCTTCTGGATGTTTTGGTTTGATTAACTTTTGTTCGCCATTTACCAAATCAGTGCGAACCAAACCTCCTTGTTGCGACATCGCATAGACAAATCGGTCATTCGAGGGGTCTAGTACCACATCAAATCCATCACCAAAGCAGACTTCTTCCCACATACTGTTTCTTATGCCGCCAGCACGCCAAACATAGGCTGGGCCGCGCCAAGAACCATTGTCTTGTAGGCCGCCATACACATTGTACGGCTTGGCATTATCCACATTAATGTGGTAAAATTGAGCCAACGGTAGGTTTTCCACAAAACGCCATGTTTTCCCCCTGTCTTGCGAGATGGCTACGCCGCCATCATTACCCACCATTATGTGGTCTGGATTTTTGGGATGGATCCACATCGCATGATAATCAGGGTGAATGTCATTATAAGGGATCAGGTTCTGGAAGGTCTTACCGCCATCTTCAGATTGATCTACCACCACATGCAGGTTATAAATACGATTTTCATTACTTGGGTCTGCATAGATTTCCCAAAAATAAAAGGGACGGCTTCCAATGTTTTTATCGGTGACAAAAGACCACGTATAACCACCATTTAAAGATTTATACAGTCCATTTTTCTTTGATTCAACAAGGGCATACACGATATTCGGTCGGGAAGGTGCAATGGCAATTCCTGTACGCCCGATGTCGCCTTCGGGCAAACCGTCTTCTTTTCCAAGACGCTTCCAGGTGTTTCCTCCATCGGTGGTAAGGAACAAGCCAGAGCCAGGGCCGCCCGATTTAAAAAACCAGGGCCACCGGCGATGTTCCCACATGCCAACAATCATCTTTTTGGGATTTTGTGGATCCATCACCATCTCGCCTACCCCCGAACGGACATCTGTGAAGAGAATGCGTAACCACGATTTGCCACCATCGGTGGTCTTGAAAACGCCGCGAGACTCGGTTTCTCCCCATGTTGGACCTTTAGCACCGATATATGCGATATCAGGGTTTGTAGGGTCCAAAATAATCCGGTGGATATTCCGTGTATTTTCTAAGCCGAGGTGAATCCAAGTCCGTCCCCCATCCATAGATTTATAAACACCATTACCGCCATTTTCGGAATTTCTTGGATTGCCTTCGCCTGTTCCCACCCAAAGGATGTCCGGATTTTGTTGGTTTACGGCCAAGGCGCCAATGCCAGCAACGGGTTGATCGTCAAAAATAGGTGTCCACGCCACGCCGCCATCGGTGGATTTCCAAACGCCGCCGGATGCCGCGCCAATATACATGAAGTTGGGGTTGTCGTGTACCACTGCAATGGCTGTCACCCGGCCGCTCATGCCTGCGGGGCCGATGGTACGTGCTTTCATTCCCGCAAACTTGGACACGTCCAATGGTTGTGCAGAACTGAATAGGCTGAAAATAATAAACAAACTCAGGACAAATCCAAGATTCATCCACAAAGAATGGGCTCTTAAACGCATGGGAAATGGGTTTTGGTAATAGGGTGCTAAACACTGTACAAGATAAGCAAAAACGTTGCAGGTGTCTCCTACGACGTACGCAATATTTTGGGGCAGGAAAGGAGGTCTTTGTCGAAATGAAGTGCAAGCACCAGTTTAATAAGTTGGCCCTAAACTGGGTGGCATTTTGCGTTCCAAAATCCTTAAATTGATTCAAAAAATGAAAATCCTTCATACAGCCGACATACACATTGGGTACGAAAACTTTGGACGCTTAGACCCCGCTACAGGACTAAACACCCGCCTCTTAGACTTTAAACGTTGTTTCGACTTTATGGTAGAAACCGCGATCCGAGAACAAGTGGATGTGTTTTTGTTTTGTGGAGATGCCTATCGTACCCACGATCCTTCGCCTACCCAGCAAAAAATTTTTGCGGATTGCCTAAAACCCATTGCCGATGCAGGGATTCCGATGGTCATGCTGACCGGTAACCACGATCAGCCTGTTTCTTTTGGCAAAGCGTCTTCCATCTCTATTTTTGAGCACTTGGCAGGCAAGGTTACAATCTTTGAACATCCGGATTTAAAGGTTATTCAAACAGCATCTGGACCATTGCAGGTATTGGGTTTGCCGTGGCCTGTTCGTTCCAAACTTTGGGCCAAGGAAGAGCACAAACAGAAAAGTCCATCTGAAGTGCGGGAGATGATAGAAACCAAATATGCAGAATATGTACACGCCATTATGGAGCAGGACGTAGATCCGATGGTGCCGTGTGTGCTAGCTGCCCATCTTACCGTTCAAGGTGCAGAAATGTCTGGCTCAGAGCGGAGTAGTGTAATCCAGCACGAACCCACTTTTTTAGTAAGCAGTTTGGCGCATCCTAAATTGGATTATGTGGCACTGGGCCATATCCACCGTTTTCAAGACCGGAATAAGGGACACAAGCCACCCGTGGTGTATGCATCCAGTATCGAGCGGGTAACATTCAAAGAAGCCGACGCTGAAAAAGGATTTGTCCTTGTAAATATCACCGGACATGGCCGTGAGCGCGAGACCCAATACCGTTTTGTCGAAACGCCCGCCCGACGATTTGTCTCGGTTTTGGTGGATGTCCGTGATTACACTAACCCCACCGATCGAATCATTGCTGCAATTGGGAAGCAGGTCATAAATGAAGCCATTGTACGGGTGCGCTACGAAATTAATGAAGACCAAACCAACTTGGTGGATATTGCCGCCATCCGTGCAGAACTGGCCACCGCAGCTTCGATTGCCTCTATTGAACGGGTAATAGAATTGCGACAAGTACAACGCACGGCTGCACTCACTCGCGACGCTTCTCTGAAAACCGCAATGGAAGCGTACATTGCCCGTCACGAATACTTACAACCTATCGGAGAAGACTTGATTGAGAATGCTTTGGCTTTGGATCAATTTCTCCTTGCTTCGGAGGCCATCTAACGGGCGCAACGATTCGGTTTGGAGCCATCCCATCCACTACCATTGTTAAGGGATATTTCTGGTAAACCATAGAGAAAGGTGCCCTAATCCCGTTTTTTTATTGATCATGGTT is drawn from Bacteroidetes Order II. bacterium and contains these coding sequences:
- a CDS encoding exonuclease SbcCD subunit D; protein product: MKILHTADIHIGYENFGRLDPATGLNTRLLDFKRCFDFMVETAIREQVDVFLFCGDAYRTHDPSPTQQKIFADCLKPIADAGIPMVMLTGNHDQPVSFGKASSISIFEHLAGKVTIFEHPDLKVIQTASGPLQVLGLPWPVRSKLWAKEEHKQKSPSEVREMIETKYAEYVHAIMEQDVDPMVPCVLAAHLTVQGAEMSGSERSSVIQHEPTFLVSSLAHPKLDYVALGHIHRFQDRNKGHKPPVVYASSIERVTFKEADAEKGFVLVNITGHGRERETQYRFVETPARRFVSVLVDVRDYTNPTDRIIAAIGKQVINEAIVRVRYEINEDQTNLVDIAAIRAELATAASIASIERVIELRQVQRTAALTRDASLKTAMEAYIARHEYLQPIGEDLIENALALDQFLLASEAI